A single window of Nicotiana tomentosiformis chromosome 1, ASM39032v3, whole genome shotgun sequence DNA harbors:
- the LOC138896404 gene encoding uncharacterized protein, producing the protein MAPYEALYGRRCRSLICWFEVGEAELLGTDLVYYATEKVNMIQERLKTAQSLQKSYSNVRRRDLEFQVDDWVFLKVSPMKGVMRFGKKGKYSPHYIRPYRIMRRIGQVAYELELPQELDVIHLVFHVSMLKKFMGDPSLVVPTEIIGVKDSPTYEEIPVAILDRQIRKLGTKEIASVKVLWRNQKVEEATWEAEDYMKSRYPHVFEEQAENVEGN; encoded by the coding sequence atggcaccgtatgaagcTCTGTATGGGCGAAGGTGTAGATCATTAATTTGTTGGTTCGAAGTTGGCGAAGCGGAGTTGTTAGGAACCGATTTGGTCTATTATGCTACGGAGAAAGTCAACATGATACAAGAGCGTTTGAAGACGGCTCAGAGTCTCCAAAAGTCCTATTCAAACGTAAGAcgtagagacttagagttccaagttgatgattgggtgtttctgaaagtttcgcctatgaaaggcgttatgagatttgggaagaaggggaaGTACAGTCCCCACTATATTAGGCCATATAGAATCATGCGAAGGATCGGGCAGgtggcttatgagttagagttgccacaAGAATTAGATGTTAtacacctagtgtttcatgtgtctatgttgaagaaattcATGGGAGACCCGTCTCTTGTGGTTCCTACGGAGATTATAGGGGTTAAAGATAGCCCGACTTACGAAGAAATTCCAGTGGCTATTCTTGATCGTCAAATCCGCAAGCTCGGAACTAAGGAaattgcttcagtgaaagtgcttTGGAGGAATCaaaaggttgaagaggctacATGGGAAGCTGAAGATTACATGAAGTCCAGATATCCCCATGTCTTTGAAGAGCAAGCAGAAAATGTAGAAGGTAATTAA